The Methylomicrobium lacus LW14 genome window below encodes:
- a CDS encoding TolC family outer membrane protein: MIVVFLFGIPPLQAQNLSEIFDLALQNDPNLKKVEAERLAHGESKDQSLARFLPVVSATAKSTKEFLHNQKAKAAIIPSGNIKIPAFNLAGNLVDQDYWSHTFDLNITQPVFHWDHWVQLSQSDNVIAQAEANLAAEIQNLLLKTTTAYFDILSARDNLEFTMSEKEAIARQLDQAKQRFEVGIIPITDVNEAQAAFDQAYANEIEAANLLDNTNEALKEIIGDHDVVLDLLGEELPLKKPEPADIDQWSDSAEASNLGVIAAYNQAEAARKSIEIQRSDHLPQLDIVASYEKSDVNSSFGFRGENESVGMRLNVPLFEGGAVNSRTRQAQYEYDAAKENLNAVKRSTTRQVKDAYRGVVSNISRVEALKTAVASSEASLEASQAGLEVGTRTMVEVLSEQRNLYRAKRDFSRARYDYLINSIKLKQLASNLTREDLVQITRLLLPAQAPAQKTAP; encoded by the coding sequence TTGATTGTTGTATTTTTATTCGGTATCCCGCCTCTCCAGGCTCAGAACCTCTCCGAAATTTTTGATCTTGCTCTGCAGAACGATCCGAATCTGAAAAAGGTGGAAGCCGAAAGGTTGGCTCACGGTGAGTCGAAAGACCAGAGTCTGGCCCGATTTCTTCCGGTCGTCTCGGCGACAGCCAAATCGACTAAAGAATTTCTGCACAATCAAAAGGCGAAAGCGGCTATCATCCCTTCCGGCAATATCAAAATTCCCGCCTTCAATTTAGCGGGCAATCTGGTCGACCAGGATTACTGGAGCCATACCTTCGATTTGAATATTACCCAACCCGTATTCCATTGGGATCACTGGGTGCAATTGAGCCAATCCGACAATGTGATTGCGCAGGCCGAAGCCAATTTGGCTGCCGAAATCCAAAATCTGTTGCTGAAAACGACGACCGCTTATTTCGATATCTTGTCGGCCCGGGATAATCTGGAGTTTACGATGTCCGAAAAAGAAGCGATCGCGCGGCAACTCGACCAGGCCAAACAACGCTTCGAGGTCGGCATCATTCCGATTACCGATGTGAATGAGGCGCAGGCGGCATTCGATCAAGCCTATGCGAATGAAATAGAAGCGGCGAACCTGCTCGACAACACCAATGAAGCCTTGAAGGAGATCATCGGCGACCACGATGTCGTGCTCGACCTGCTGGGCGAGGAGCTGCCGCTGAAAAAACCCGAGCCCGCCGATATCGACCAATGGAGCGATAGCGCGGAAGCGAGTAATCTCGGCGTGATCGCCGCTTACAATCAGGCCGAAGCGGCGCGCAAGTCGATCGAGATTCAACGTAGCGACCATCTGCCGCAATTGGATATTGTCGCATCCTACGAGAAATCGGACGTGAACAGTTCGTTTGGTTTTCGCGGGGAAAATGAGAGTGTCGGCATGCGCTTGAACGTGCCTTTGTTTGAGGGAGGCGCGGTCAATTCACGGACGCGGCAGGCGCAATATGAATACGATGCCGCCAAGGAAAACCTGAATGCGGTCAAACGTTCGACCACCCGCCAGGTCAAGGACGCCTATCGCGGCGTGGTCAGCAACATCAGCCGCGTGGAGGCCCTCAAAACCGCGGTCGCCTCATCGGAAGCCTCGCTGGAAGCGTCCCAGGCGGGCCTTGAAGTCGGCACGCGCACGATGGTCGAAGTGTTGAGCGAACAAAGGAATCTGTACAGAGCCAAACGCGACTTTTCCAGGGCGCGTTATGATTATTTGATCAACAGCATCAAATTGAAACAATTAGCCAGCAATTTGACCCGTGAAGATCTGGTTCAAATCACCCGTTTGTTGCTGCCAGCACAAGCGCCGGCGCAAAAAACCGCACCGTAA
- a CDS encoding c-type cytochrome: MNRLLLSLILAVPALAGAAPSSQVAWTAEQLKFVKAGNAQKGQELAASCASCHGDIGDSETPAYPSLAGQLPTYLFKQLQDYADGSRDSPFMTGIAKGLSKQDMADLAAWFASQPASSENSGLADLKQAETLVTRGDNERLLVPCEVCHGNDGEGQKLDIPALAGQKAEYLSATLNAFKDGSRHNDVYGKMRLIAKTLTEKEIEELGAYYQSLK, encoded by the coding sequence ATGAACAGACTATTGCTCTCTCTGATTTTGGCGGTTCCGGCACTGGCTGGCGCCGCGCCTTCATCCCAGGTTGCCTGGACTGCGGAACAATTGAAATTCGTCAAAGCCGGCAATGCGCAGAAAGGCCAGGAACTGGCTGCCTCCTGCGCGTCCTGCCACGGCGACATCGGCGACAGCGAAACGCCGGCCTATCCGTCGCTGGCCGGACAATTGCCGACTTATTTGTTCAAGCAATTGCAGGATTATGCGGACGGCAGCCGCGACAGTCCATTTATGACGGGCATCGCGAAGGGCCTCAGCAAGCAGGATATGGCGGATCTGGCCGCCTGGTTTGCCTCCCAGCCTGCATCTTCCGAGAACTCCGGCTTGGCTGACCTCAAACAGGCCGAAACCTTGGTCACCCGAGGCGACAATGAACGCCTGCTCGTCCCCTGCGAAGTCTGCCACGGCAACGACGGCGAAGGCCAGAAACTGGACATCCCGGCGCTGGCAGGACAGAAGGCCGAGTATCTGAGCGCAACCTTGAACGCCTTCAAGGACGGCAGCCGCCATAACGATGTTTACGGCAAAATGCGTTTGATCGCGAAAACGCTGACCGAAAAGGAAATCGAAGAACTCGGCGCTTATTATCAAAGCTTGAAGTAG
- a CDS encoding chloride channel protein has protein sequence MPKQSFLSLIVWKQHLVFWLGAIVVGLVIVAMTLLSEWAANVYRSLSILYPWFHFVIPPVGLGITAWITFRFFPGSERSGIPQVKTALEIAGNLEARNQLISLRIALGKLLLPIMGLISGASVGFGGPAVHIGASIMLSLGKAVKFPPHYMEKGLIIAGSAAGFAAMFSAPLAGIVFAIEEMGRTLEERISSLVLTAIVFSGVTAYALLNSYIYFEDESLRMPWGQHWLAIPVCGIAGGFWGGLFSKITIAGGRLLKRSGLPFVVIAIACGGVIAALNFLSDGATVGTGYQQTKAILNSTAPLGISFPFLKMLATCATFFSGIPSGIFVPSIATGAGLGIDLAYWLPIAPAPVMILLTMTAYFSGMLQSPLTSFVIVMEMTNSHEILIPLMATAFFATGTSKIMNPVPLYLALCDAYSTLGTSHNSVKN, from the coding sequence ATGCCAAAACAGTCTTTTCTTTCTTTAATCGTTTGGAAGCAACACCTGGTATTCTGGTTAGGCGCAATTGTTGTCGGTTTGGTTATCGTCGCCATGACGCTGCTCAGCGAATGGGCGGCAAACGTCTACCGAAGCCTTTCCATTCTCTATCCCTGGTTCCACTTCGTCATCCCTCCCGTCGGATTGGGAATCACAGCATGGATAACTTTTCGTTTCTTTCCCGGCAGCGAACGCAGCGGCATACCACAGGTTAAAACAGCGCTGGAAATCGCCGGCAATCTGGAAGCAAGAAATCAATTGATCTCCTTGAGAATCGCTTTAGGAAAACTGCTGTTACCGATCATGGGCCTGATTTCCGGAGCGTCAGTCGGTTTTGGCGGCCCCGCCGTTCACATCGGCGCATCCATTATGTTGTCTCTAGGTAAAGCGGTTAAATTTCCGCCGCATTACATGGAGAAAGGGTTGATTATAGCCGGCAGCGCCGCCGGTTTTGCGGCCATGTTCAGCGCTCCTTTGGCCGGCATCGTTTTTGCCATCGAAGAAATGGGCCGAACGTTGGAAGAGCGCATAAGTAGTCTGGTATTGACCGCGATCGTATTTTCCGGCGTGACCGCCTATGCTTTATTGAACAGCTATATATACTTTGAAGACGAATCGCTGCGCATGCCATGGGGACAACATTGGCTGGCTATACCTGTATGTGGAATCGCCGGCGGCTTTTGGGGTGGTTTGTTCAGCAAAATAACGATTGCAGGGGGACGTTTACTTAAGCGTTCAGGACTTCCCTTCGTCGTTATTGCTATTGCTTGCGGCGGCGTGATAGCCGCATTAAATTTTTTATCCGATGGGGCAACCGTAGGCACCGGTTACCAGCAAACCAAAGCCATTTTAAACAGCACGGCCCCTCTGGGTATTTCCTTTCCATTTCTCAAAATGCTTGCCACTTGCGCAACTTTTTTCAGCGGTATACCGAGTGGAATTTTTGTGCCCTCGATTGCAACCGGTGCGGGGCTGGGTATTGATCTAGCATACTGGCTTCCGATTGCGCCTGCTCCAGTGATGATTTTGTTAACCATGACCGCTTATTTCTCGGGGATGCTACAATCGCCGCTCACCTCATTTGTGATCGTCATGGAAATGACTAACAGCCATGAAATCCTGATACCATTGATGGCTACAGCTTTTTTTGCTACCGGAACGTCAAAAATAATGAACCCGGTGCCTTTGTACCTAGCTTTATGCGATGCCTACTCTACCTTAGGGACATCCCACAATTCCGTCAAAAACTAA
- a CDS encoding cytochrome c oxidase subunit II, translating into MHIDPLEKKWAAIALGIAGLFVTVILSSALFHGIHAPSHVEPIDSASLHLSGEFAEDKLGIEEDAAGNITVRIVAGRYGFYPQDIVLPTDTPLTFRMVSQDVIHGVHVPMTNMSTMIVPGYVAEVKTELHHAGAYPLLCNEYCGMGHAHMWNNIKVIGKEQWDALKHPQGDASHE; encoded by the coding sequence ATGCATATCGATCCACTGGAAAAAAAATGGGCGGCGATTGCGCTCGGGATTGCAGGGCTCTTTGTGACGGTGATTCTGTCCTCGGCGCTTTTTCACGGCATTCATGCGCCGAGTCATGTCGAACCGATCGACTCCGCCTCCCTGCACTTGAGCGGCGAGTTTGCCGAGGACAAGCTGGGTATCGAAGAAGACGCCGCCGGCAATATCACGGTACGCATCGTCGCGGGGCGCTACGGCTTTTATCCGCAGGACATCGTGTTGCCGACCGATACGCCGTTGACCTTTCGGATGGTCAGCCAGGACGTGATTCACGGCGTGCACGTCCCGATGACGAATATGAGCACGATGATCGTGCCGGGCTATGTCGCCGAGGTCAAGACCGAACTGCATCATGCGGGCGCCTACCCCTTGCTCTGTAACGAATATTGCGGCATGGGCCATGCGCACATGTGGAACAATATCAAGGTGATCGGCAAAGAGCAGTGGGATGCGCTCAAACATCCACAAGGAGACGCGAGCCATGAATAA
- a CDS encoding zinc-dependent alcohol dehydrogenase family protein, which translates to MKAMVLTHLSKLADNPRPLALLDMPAPVPDDHGVLIQVSVCGVCHTELDEIEGRTPPPRLPVIPGHQVVGRVVAIGDRVTSVKLGDRVGVAWIFSACGRCKFCLAGNENLCADFIATGRDANGGYAELMTVPEHFVYPIPSAFSDAEAAPLLCAGAIGYRALRLTELQDGARLGLTGFGASGHLVLKMARHQFPNSEVYVFARSGEERRFALELGAAWAGESDQLAPHKLDAIIDTTPAWAPIVHALANLEAGGRLVINAIRKEDDQHKLLELDYPKHLWLEKEIKSVANLTRRDVSEFLELAAAMRMQPEVQLYPLSDANRALVELKTGNIRGAKVLQIA; encoded by the coding sequence ATGAAAGCGATGGTCTTAACCCACCTTAGCAAGCTGGCCGACAACCCGCGTCCGCTCGCGTTGCTCGATATGCCGGCTCCGGTGCCTGACGATCACGGCGTGTTGATTCAAGTCTCGGTCTGCGGCGTATGCCATACCGAGCTCGATGAAATCGAAGGACGGACACCGCCGCCACGCTTGCCGGTGATTCCGGGGCATCAAGTGGTCGGGCGGGTCGTTGCAATCGGCGATCGAGTCACTTCGGTTAAACTCGGCGACAGAGTAGGGGTGGCATGGATCTTTTCGGCCTGCGGCCGCTGCAAGTTTTGTCTTGCGGGTAACGAAAATCTGTGTGCCGACTTTATCGCCACCGGCCGGGATGCCAACGGCGGTTATGCCGAACTGATGACTGTTCCGGAGCATTTCGTTTATCCGATACCCTCGGCGTTTAGCGACGCGGAGGCCGCGCCCTTGTTGTGCGCAGGCGCCATCGGTTACCGCGCGTTGCGCTTGACCGAACTTCAGGACGGCGCGCGTCTCGGCCTGACCGGATTCGGCGCCTCCGGCCATCTGGTGCTGAAGATGGCGCGTCACCAATTCCCCAACAGCGAAGTCTATGTGTTTGCCCGCAGCGGCGAGGAACGGCGTTTTGCGCTCGAACTGGGGGCGGCATGGGCCGGAGAGAGTGATCAACTGGCGCCGCACAAGCTGGATGCGATCATCGACACCACGCCGGCCTGGGCGCCGATCGTGCACGCCTTGGCGAATCTCGAAGCCGGCGGGCGGTTGGTGATCAATGCGATTCGGAAGGAGGACGACCAGCACAAATTGCTGGAACTGGACTATCCGAAGCACTTGTGGCTTGAAAAAGAAATCAAAAGCGTCGCCAACCTCACCCGCCGCGATGTGAGCGAGTTTCTGGAGCTCGCGGCGGCCATGCGGATGCAGCCGGAAGTTCAGTTATACCCGTTGAGCGATGCGAACCGGGCGCTGGTCGAGTTGAAGACCGGCAACATTCGCGGCGCGAAGGTCTTGCAGATTGCTTGA
- a CDS encoding Hsp20/alpha crystallin family protein translates to MKEAKENKENKASKDIVSKASDSESARGLMPFDDLDRWFDDMLSRRWLHPLDAKFPRFPAMHFSAGIEMPKVDIIESEFEVKIHAALPGVKKEDLDVTLSNQTVTIKASTKKEEKKESGEYYRREISRGEFQRTLTLPAQVDSDKAKASFKDGILEIVLPKLEKTKRKSIEIK, encoded by the coding sequence ATGAAAGAAGCAAAAGAAAACAAAGAAAATAAAGCAAGCAAAGACATTGTCAGCAAGGCATCCGATAGTGAAAGCGCGCGCGGCTTAATGCCTTTTGACGATCTGGACCGCTGGTTCGACGACATGTTGTCGCGGCGCTGGCTGCATCCTTTGGATGCCAAATTTCCGCGCTTTCCGGCGATGCATTTTTCTGCGGGCATCGAGATGCCGAAGGTCGATATCATCGAGAGCGAGTTTGAAGTCAAAATTCATGCGGCGCTGCCCGGCGTCAAAAAAGAGGATCTCGACGTGACGCTGAGCAATCAAACGGTCACGATCAAGGCGTCCACCAAGAAGGAAGAAAAGAAGGAAAGCGGCGAATATTACCGGCGCGAGATCAGCCGCGGCGAATTCCAAAGAACCTTGACGCTGCCGGCGCAGGTCGATTCGGATAAGGCGAAGGCTTCGTTCAAGGACGGCATACTCGAAATCGTGCTGCCCAAGCTGGAAAAGACCAAGCGGAAGAGTATCGAGATCAAATAA
- a CDS encoding SDR family NAD(P)-dependent oxidoreductase, translating into MTTGKVALVLGVGPLQGLGAALARRFAAEGLQVFIAGRSLEKLALVADAIAEFGGAACPVIADATVETEVQRLFEMATADGRILEIAAYNVDSNIPAPLLDTDVDTFTTLWRQNCLGAFLFGREAVKHMLPPQRGTLFFTGATGSLRAKPPFTAFAAAKAGVRALAQGMAREFGPQGIHVVHAVIDGVIDGDRARGQFPEFVAAKGQEGLLQPDAIAETYWQLHRQHPSAWTHEIDLRPFKEPF; encoded by the coding sequence ATGACCACGGGCAAAGTGGCGCTGGTGCTGGGTGTCGGCCCGCTACAGGGCCTCGGCGCGGCGTTGGCTCGGCGCTTCGCGGCCGAAGGCCTACAGGTTTTTATCGCTGGGCGCAGCTTGGAGAAACTGGCTTTGGTCGCGGACGCCATCGCCGAATTTGGCGGCGCGGCATGTCCGGTCATCGCTGATGCGACCGTCGAGACTGAGGTACAGAGGTTATTCGAGATGGCGACCGCGGACGGTCGGATTTTGGAAATCGCCGCCTACAATGTCGACAGCAATATTCCCGCCCCCTTGCTGGACACCGATGTCGACACTTTTACCACCTTGTGGCGGCAAAACTGCCTCGGCGCTTTTCTGTTCGGCCGCGAAGCCGTCAAACACATGCTGCCGCCACAGCGCGGCACGCTGTTTTTCACCGGCGCGACCGGGTCGTTGCGGGCCAAACCGCCATTCACGGCATTCGCCGCCGCCAAGGCCGGCGTGCGCGCGTTGGCGCAAGGCATGGCGCGGGAATTCGGGCCGCAAGGCATTCATGTGGTGCATGCGGTGATCGACGGCGTGATAGACGGCGACCGGGCGCGCGGCCAATTCCCGGAGTTTGTCGCCGCGAAAGGACAGGAGGGCCTGCTGCAACCGGATGCGATTGCCGAAACTTATTGGCAACTGCACCGTCAACATCCGAGTGCCTGGACCCACGAAATCGATCTGCGTCCATTCAAGGAGCCATTTTGA
- a CDS encoding AAA family ATPase, translated as MTLIKTEPTPMNPGSTLIQHLLSPNRYPHPVTAVRLIETHISWVLLTGDFAYKIKKPVNFGFLDFSTLELRRQYCHEELRLNRRLAEDWYLGVVAITGSLEQPRIEGTGEAIEYAVKMRQFPTGLTLKDRVKSGQVDRAEIDQITDLLADFHAHIAKAEADSPYGGSPCIRHWFEENFAHLRLRLKDERQREQIRTIEDWGQAEWQLKAGLMEDRKGAGCVRECHGDMHLGNMTSIDGQIILFDCIEFNPMLRWIDVVSEVAFLIIDLLHFNLDALAYRFLNRYLQHTGDYQGVALLRYYLVYRALVLAKVSLLRSEQQLDPACLEQNLAEYRVYANLAERFTQPSKPMLLITHGFSGSGKSYHAGQLAERIGAVQLRSDIERKRLYGFGAEQGTGSATGGGIYSAEATQLTYDRLAAEAKTVLEAGFSVIVDATFLKTAQRGQFRQLASACGVPFRILDFQAADSVLMQRILQRQHQDASEATLAVLQRQQQIAEALRPEEQTHAITIDSENDQAIAWAFSQLA; from the coding sequence ATGACCTTGATCAAAACCGAGCCGACACCGATGAATCCCGGATCAACGCTGATTCAACACTTGCTGTCGCCGAATAGGTATCCGCATCCAGTTACCGCCGTGCGCTTGATCGAAACCCATATTTCCTGGGTGCTGCTGACCGGCGACTTTGCATACAAAATCAAAAAGCCGGTCAACTTCGGCTTTCTGGACTTTTCGACGCTGGAACTGCGCCGCCAATATTGTCATGAAGAGCTGCGCCTGAACCGTCGGCTGGCCGAGGACTGGTATTTGGGCGTCGTAGCGATCACCGGCTCGCTTGAACAGCCCCGTATCGAGGGTACCGGAGAGGCGATCGAATACGCGGTCAAGATGCGGCAATTTCCGACCGGACTGACCTTGAAGGACCGGGTCAAAAGCGGGCAAGTCGATCGTGCCGAAATCGATCAGATTACCGACCTGCTCGCCGATTTTCATGCGCATATCGCGAAGGCCGAGGCAGATTCGCCTTATGGCGGCAGTCCGTGCATCAGGCACTGGTTCGAGGAAAACTTCGCGCATCTGCGTCTCCGGCTGAAGGACGAACGTCAACGGGAACAAATACGAACTATCGAAGACTGGGGACAGGCCGAATGGCAGTTGAAAGCCGGCCTGATGGAAGACCGCAAAGGCGCAGGCTGCGTGCGGGAATGCCACGGCGACATGCACCTCGGCAACATGACCTCGATCGACGGTCAAATTATCCTGTTCGACTGCATCGAATTCAATCCGATGCTGCGCTGGATCGACGTGGTCAGCGAAGTGGCTTTCCTGATCATCGATTTGCTGCACTTCAACCTCGACGCCCTCGCCTACCGTTTTCTGAACCGTTATCTGCAACATACCGGAGATTATCAGGGCGTGGCGCTGCTGCGCTACTATCTGGTTTACCGGGCCTTGGTGCTGGCCAAGGTCAGTTTGCTGCGTTCCGAGCAGCAGCTCGATCCGGCGTGCCTGGAACAGAATCTCGCCGAATACCGTGTTTACGCCAATCTGGCCGAACGTTTTACCCAGCCTTCCAAGCCGATGCTGTTGATCACGCACGGGTTTTCCGGTTCCGGCAAGTCTTATCACGCCGGCCAACTGGCCGAACGGATCGGCGCGGTGCAGCTACGCTCGGACATCGAACGCAAGCGGCTTTACGGTTTCGGCGCCGAGCAAGGCACCGGCAGTGCGACCGGCGGCGGCATCTACAGCGCGGAGGCGACGCAACTCACCTACGACCGGCTCGCCGCCGAGGCGAAAACCGTGCTCGAAGCCGGTTTTTCGGTGATCGTCGATGCGACCTTTTTGAAAACCGCGCAGCGCGGGCAATTTAGGCAACTGGCAAGCGCATGCGGCGTTCCGTTTCGGATTCTGGATTTTCAGGCGGCCGACTCGGTATTGATGCAGCGCATTTTGCAGCGGCAACATCAGGATGCTTCCGAAGCGACGCTCGCCGTTTTGCAGCGGCAGCAGCAAATCGCCGAGGCCTTACGTCCGGAAGAGCAGACGCATGCGATCACGATCGATTCCGAAAACGATCAGGCAATCGCCTGGGCGTTTTCTCAGTTGGCCTAG
- a CDS encoding b(o/a)3-type cytochrome-c oxidase subunit 1, whose product MNNTTEKTLALSHFWVAFGAFALACLMGIYQVIERSGFIGWIQSREVYYASTSTHGVLMAFVLTTFFIMGFGYYVATTTLKLPVWNKTFAWAGFWVSLSGVVLAALPLLTGAASVLYTFYPPVQAHVLFYIGATLLVVGSWFWCVSMIVMYMQWKKANPDDPVPLAMFATAANTILWLWTSAGVAAEMLFQLIPWALGWVDTIDAGLARTLFAWTLHPIVYFWLIPAYIAFYCLVPKQAGGYVFSDELARASFILLVVFSLPIGFHHLYMDPEQASGWKLLHMVGTFVVTLPTFITGFTVIASLEIAGRLNGGKGLFGWIGALPWTNHLVLAIILALLMLILGGFGGLINASYAMNAMIHNTAWVPGHFHLIFGGTTIIMYFGIAYYFWPVLTGRPLFSNNLALIQLWTWFIGMVILTTPWHILGLLGQPRRIDSVHYNNLLTLSWEPYEITMIFGGLILVGSAGLLIYNLAKTQFHVTETYEGEVEYAEPIHPVKALPAYLNSFAMWNWVIGAFMLFAFGYPVAQFFLMKTYGSSPWGY is encoded by the coding sequence ATGAATAATACGACTGAAAAAACACTGGCGCTGTCCCATTTCTGGGTCGCCTTCGGCGCCTTCGCGCTGGCCTGCCTGATGGGCATCTATCAGGTGATCGAGCGCTCAGGCTTCATCGGCTGGATTCAATCGCGCGAAGTCTATTACGCCTCGACCAGTACGCACGGAGTGTTGATGGCGTTCGTGCTGACCACGTTTTTCATCATGGGCTTCGGCTACTATGTCGCGACCACCACGCTGAAACTGCCGGTCTGGAACAAGACCTTCGCCTGGGCCGGTTTCTGGGTCTCACTGTCCGGCGTCGTGTTGGCCGCCCTGCCCTTATTAACCGGCGCGGCTTCGGTGCTGTACACGTTCTATCCGCCGGTGCAGGCGCATGTGCTGTTCTATATCGGCGCGACACTCTTAGTCGTCGGCTCCTGGTTCTGGTGCGTGTCGATGATCGTGATGTACATGCAGTGGAAAAAAGCCAATCCGGATGATCCGGTGCCGCTCGCGATGTTTGCGACCGCCGCGAATACGATCCTCTGGCTGTGGACCAGCGCCGGAGTCGCGGCCGAAATGTTGTTCCAGTTGATCCCCTGGGCGCTCGGCTGGGTCGATACGATCGATGCCGGCCTCGCGCGCACGCTGTTCGCCTGGACTTTGCATCCGATCGTGTATTTTTGGCTGATTCCGGCCTATATCGCGTTTTACTGCCTGGTCCCCAAACAGGCGGGTGGCTATGTGTTCAGCGACGAGTTGGCGCGGGCCTCGTTCATTCTGCTGGTCGTGTTCAGCTTGCCGATCGGCTTTCACCATTTATACATGGACCCGGAACAAGCCAGCGGCTGGAAGCTGCTGCATATGGTCGGCACCTTCGTGGTAACCTTGCCGACCTTCATCACCGGCTTCACGGTAATTGCTTCCTTGGAAATCGCCGGGCGTCTGAATGGCGGCAAGGGTCTGTTCGGCTGGATCGGCGCATTACCGTGGACCAATCATTTGGTGCTGGCGATCATTCTGGCTCTATTGATGCTGATCCTCGGCGGCTTCGGCGGCCTGATCAACGCCAGCTATGCGATGAACGCGATGATTCATAATACCGCCTGGGTTCCGGGACACTTCCACCTGATTTTCGGCGGCACCACGATCATCATGTATTTCGGGATTGCCTATTATTTCTGGCCGGTATTGACCGGAAGGCCGCTGTTTTCGAACAATCTGGCGTTAATCCAGCTGTGGACCTGGTTCATCGGCATGGTGATCCTGACCACCCCCTGGCACATCCTCGGCCTGCTCGGCCAGCCGCGGCGGATCGACAGCGTCCATTACAACAATTTGCTGACCTTGTCCTGGGAGCCTTACGAAATCACGATGATCTTCGGCGGCCTGATCCTGGTCGGATCGGCGGGTCTGTTGATCTATAACCTCGCGAAGACACAGTTTCACGTGACCGAGACCTATGAAGGCGAAGTCGAATACGCGGAGCCTATCCATCCGGTCAAAGCGCTTCCAGCCTACCTGAACAGCTTTGCGATGTGGAACTGGGTGATTGGCGCGTTCATGCTGTTCGCGTTCGGATATCCGGTCGCGCAGTTCTTTTTGATGAAAACCTACGGTTCCAGCCCTTGGGGATACTGA
- a CDS encoding DUF2934 domain-containing protein, with product MAGHLTIFLTRTRGPFWSIRPARILWVAVLGTQIVATLLAVYGVFMTPLGWGWAAFVWGYALVWFLVNDRVKLLAYRVFDPTAAPLLVKKQADAKPAPADMTQQIAKRAYELYEQGGRQGGHAVEDWEQAEREVRKK from the coding sequence GTGGCAGGACATCTGACGATTTTCCTGACGCGCACGCGCGGCCCATTCTGGTCCATACGCCCCGCGCGGATATTATGGGTGGCTGTGCTCGGCACGCAAATCGTGGCGACTTTGCTTGCGGTTTATGGGGTGTTCATGACCCCGCTCGGCTGGGGCTGGGCCGCGTTCGTTTGGGGCTATGCCTTGGTGTGGTTCCTAGTGAACGACCGGGTGAAACTGCTTGCTTATCGGGTGTTCGATCCGACTGCAGCCCCCCTATTGGTCAAAAAGCAGGCTGATGCGAAACCTGCGCCTGCCGATATGACGCAACAGATCGCCAAGCGAGCCTATGAGCTCTACGAGCAGGGGGGCCGCCAGGGCGGTCATGCAGTAGAGGACTGGGAGCAGGCAGAGCGGGAAGTTCGAAAAAAATAA
- a CDS encoding beta-class carbonic anhydrase: MQANLGYSATFDKGDLPMPPGRGFAILTCMDARLDPAKYAGLSEGDAHVIRNAGGRASDDAIRSLVVSYKLLGTREWFVIHHTDCGMETFTNEIMSDLLSKSLKTASIDAGGWSDCGEGPGCCEGKYINWMTIKDQMESVLEDVVRIKSHPLVPADIPVYGFIYDVKSGRLLEVPAATELGRAS, from the coding sequence ATGCCGCCGGGCCGCGGTTTTGCCATTTTGACCTGCATGGACGCCCGCCTCGACCCGGCCAAATATGCCGGACTGTCCGAAGGCGACGCTCACGTGATCCGCAATGCCGGCGGCCGCGCCAGTGACGACGCGATCCGTTCGCTGGTGGTCTCCTACAAACTGCTGGGCACCCGCGAATGGTTCGTGATCCATCACACCGATTGCGGCATGGAAACCTTCACCAACGAGATCATGAGCGATCTGTTGAGTAAAAGCCTTAAAACCGCCAGCATCGACGCCGGCGGCTGGAGCGATTGCGGCGAAGGCCCGGGTTGTTGCGAAGGCAAGTACATCAATTGGATGACCATTAAAGACCAGATGGAGAGCGTTCTCGAAGATGTGGTACGAATCAAGTCTCATCCGCTGGTGCCGGCGGATATTCCCGTTTACGGTTTTATATACGACGTCAAATCCGGACGCTTGCTTGAAGTCCCCGCCGCCACCGAACTCGGGCGAGCCAGCTGA